A genomic window from Alistipes sp. ZOR0009 includes:
- a CDS encoding KdsC family phosphatase, whose product MANFKEDLRKVKAFAFDIDGVFTDGTLLIHPSGEMLRSQNTRDGYAVQLAVKLGFPVAIISGGRGDSMIPRFKSLGVTDIYLGSHDKLDDFTDFCFKYDLQPDDVLYMGDDIPDICVLQKAGMATCPADAVTEVKEISRYISDKPGGKGCVRDVIEQVLRLNGKWLNDATKNVQSL is encoded by the coding sequence ATGGCTAATTTTAAGGAGGATCTTCGAAAAGTTAAGGCGTTTGCCTTCGATATTGACGGCGTATTTACTGACGGAACTCTTCTAATACATCCTAGCGGCGAGATGCTTCGCTCGCAAAATACCCGCGATGGCTACGCAGTTCAGCTGGCTGTTAAGCTGGGCTTTCCGGTAGCTATTATTTCGGGAGGCAGGGGCGATTCTATGATACCTCGGTTTAAAAGTCTTGGCGTTACCGATATCTACCTCGGCTCGCATGATAAGCTCGACGACTTCACCGATTTTTGCTTCAAGTACGACCTGCAACCCGACGACGTGCTATATATGGGCGACGACATACCCGATATCTGCGTGCTCCAAAAGGCTGGAATGGCCACCTGCCCGGCCGACGCGGTAACCGAAGTAAAAGAAATTTCGAGATACATCTCCGACAAGCCAGGCGGTAAGGGCTGCGTGCGCGATGTGATAGAGCAAGTGCTCCGCCTCAACGGAAAATGGCTAAACGACGCTACAAAAAATGTACAATCTCTTTAA
- a CDS encoding geranylgeranylglycerol-phosphate geranylgeranyltransferase, whose translation MIAVTQYLIRFCVLAPILHSYKLSLQMSELWFAMLVLSTVLIAAGGYAINDYFDTKTDQINRPGRVLVGKTFSRQFAIKIHFALSTAGALLGIATAFYVGEWKLFVIFPLVSAMLWFYSTTFKGQLLIGNIIISALTAMVPMMVLIFEAEKIAQTEAAFVNANLISFNVANYWVAGFALFAFITNFIREVVKDMEDYEGDSETGRVTVPIAWGIKNSQTIVALLAFIEVAFIAVIFYRHLKWISDPTLFWISLGYVAAALIIPFMLLLALILTAKSKKDYTRASFVIKLLMLSGVLYTVIFYLSYTSLV comes from the coding sequence ATGATTGCCGTCACGCAGTATCTCATAAGGTTCTGCGTGTTGGCGCCAATACTCCACTCCTACAAGCTAAGCCTGCAGATGTCGGAGCTATGGTTTGCCATGTTGGTGCTATCCACCGTGCTAATTGCCGCAGGTGGCTACGCAATAAACGACTACTTCGATACCAAAACCGACCAAATAAATCGCCCCGGCCGCGTGCTAGTCGGAAAAACCTTCAGCCGACAATTCGCCATTAAGATACACTTTGCGCTAAGCACCGCAGGCGCATTACTGGGCATCGCAACCGCATTTTACGTTGGCGAATGGAAATTATTCGTCATCTTCCCTTTGGTAAGCGCCATGCTTTGGTTCTACTCCACCACGTTTAAAGGACAGCTGCTAATTGGCAACATTATTATATCGGCATTAACGGCAATGGTGCCCATGATGGTGCTAATTTTCGAGGCCGAGAAGATTGCACAGACAGAAGCGGCCTTCGTAAACGCCAATCTGATCAGCTTTAATGTGGCAAACTACTGGGTAGCCGGGTTTGCGCTCTTTGCATTTATCACCAACTTTATTAGGGAGGTGGTAAAGGATATGGAGGATTACGAGGGCGACTCGGAAACCGGAAGAGTGACCGTCCCCATTGCATGGGGCATAAAAAATAGCCAAACAATCGTGGCCCTGCTCGCCTTTATCGAGGTAGCATTCATTGCGGTGATCTTTTACAGGCACCTAAAGTGGATTTCGGACCCTACGTTGTTCTGGATTTCGCTAGGATATGTAGCCGCAGCGCTAATCATTCCCTTTATGCTGCTATTAGCCCTAATATTGACGGCCAAAAGCAAAAAAGATTACACCAGAGCCAGCTTTGTAATCAAGCTGCTGATGCTCTCGGGGGTGCTGTACACGGTAATTTTTTACCTATCGTACACATCGCTGGTATAA